A window of Akkermansiaceae bacterium contains these coding sequences:
- a CDS encoding ArsJ-associated glyceraldehyde-3-phosphate dehydrogenase codes for MNIAINGFGRMGRLGFRAGWDHPGYTITKINELRGGPATAAHLLEYDTVHGRWDRSISHDDNSLSIDGKRVEFSDAASPAGMDLTDVDIVIDSTGAFRTPELLQPYFDAGVKKVIVAAPVKKDALNVVMGCNDDFYDPEVHHLLTAASCTTNCLAPVVKVMHEKLGIKHGMITTMHDLTNTQTIVDAPHKDLRRARSCINSLIPTTTGSATAITMIYPELKGKLDGVAVRVPLLNASLTDCVFELEKSTTVEEVNGLLKQAAEGELKGILGYEEKPLVSADYTNDPRSGIVDAPSTMVTNGTQVKLLVWYDNEWGYANRMMELAAKVAHSL; via the coding sequence ATGAACATCGCCATTAACGGATTCGGCCGCATGGGCCGACTCGGCTTCCGCGCCGGCTGGGATCACCCAGGCTACACCATCACCAAAATCAATGAACTCCGTGGAGGCCCGGCAACGGCCGCCCATTTGCTGGAGTACGACACCGTGCACGGTCGCTGGGACCGCAGCATCAGCCACGACGATAACAGCCTGTCCATCGATGGGAAACGGGTCGAGTTTTCAGATGCCGCATCACCCGCCGGGATGGATCTCACCGATGTGGACATCGTCATCGACTCCACCGGCGCCTTCCGCACCCCGGAACTGCTCCAGCCTTACTTTGATGCAGGGGTGAAGAAGGTCATTGTCGCCGCACCCGTTAAAAAGGACGCTCTGAACGTCGTGATGGGCTGTAACGATGACTTCTACGACCCGGAAGTCCACCACCTGCTGACGGCGGCGTCCTGCACCACCAACTGCCTCGCGCCGGTGGTCAAGGTGATGCATGAAAAGCTCGGTATCAAACACGGCATGATCACCACCATGCACGACCTCACCAATACCCAGACCATCGTCGATGCCCCGCACAAGGATCTGCGCCGCGCCCGCTCCTGCATCAACTCCCTGATCCCCACCACCACCGGCTCCGCCACCGCCATCACCATGATCTACCCCGAGCTGAAGGGCAAACTGGATGGTGTTGCCGTGCGGGTGCCGCTGCTCAACGCATCTCTAACGGATTGTGTGTTCGAGTTGGAAAAAAGCACCACCGTCGAGGAGGTCAACGGCCTGCTGAAGCAAGCGGCAGAGGGGGAATTGAAGGGAATTCTCGGCTACGAGGAAAAACCGCTGGTGTCGGCGGACTACACCAACGACCCGCGCTCCGGCATCGTCGACGCCCCGAGCACCATGGTGACCAACGGCACCCAGGTTAAGCTGTTAGTGTGGTATGACAACGAATGGGGTTACGCCAACCGCATGATGGAGCTGGCCGCCAAGGTGGCTCACTCGCTATAG
- a CDS encoding sulfatase-like hydrolase/transferase: MKRTHILSLVLAVLAPLSLAGEKPNILLIVADDMGYGDLSCYGSKQIKTPNLDKLAENGIRCTDGYVTNCVCAPSRAGLLTGRYGSRFGFEHNLGQPDYLKPEFAGIPLDEPLVSDRMKALGYRTGMIGKWHLGESVEGHHPNARGFEFFFGMLGGHHDYWPTPDKNQLLFNRDKVTEIRTPYLTDWFTLEAIDFINNRGKAATRKTDAPWFLYLSYNTPHAPMQAKKEDLEKYAHIHNKTRRIYCAMQDCMDRNIGKVIDTLKTNKQLENTLIVFISDNGGSVEVSHAVNAPLTGTKGTYYEGGIRVPTIFHWPAKLKPGVYQQPLISLDFMATFVAAAGGTPPAPGKRIPRSPQKGRANKATTIYDSVDLTPFLTGEKTDAPHAFLAWRTALRQSAIRMGDWKLLQAACMPTALYNLAEDIGETKNVAAEHPDIVRRLLDKQMQWEASFERVPMFMSAPMWGAYNAGLYKKTYSLTQPEPDSKENIWSLKR, encoded by the coding sequence ATGAAACGCACCCACATTCTCTCCCTCGTCCTCGCAGTCCTCGCCCCCCTGTCGTTGGCAGGGGAAAAACCCAACATCCTGCTCATCGTTGCGGACGACATGGGCTACGGCGACCTGTCGTGCTACGGCTCGAAACAAATCAAGACACCGAACCTGGACAAGCTGGCGGAAAACGGCATCCGCTGCACCGACGGCTACGTGACGAACTGCGTCTGCGCTCCATCGCGCGCCGGGCTGCTCACCGGTCGCTACGGCTCGCGTTTCGGCTTTGAGCACAACCTGGGTCAACCCGACTACCTCAAGCCTGAATTCGCGGGCATCCCGCTCGACGAGCCACTCGTCAGCGACCGGATGAAGGCGCTCGGCTACCGCACCGGAATGATCGGGAAATGGCATCTCGGCGAGAGTGTGGAAGGGCATCATCCGAACGCGCGCGGCTTCGAATTCTTTTTTGGCATGCTGGGCGGCCACCACGATTACTGGCCGACGCCGGACAAGAACCAACTCCTTTTCAACCGCGACAAGGTCACGGAAATCCGCACCCCCTATCTGACGGACTGGTTCACCCTGGAGGCGATCGACTTCATCAACAACCGCGGCAAGGCGGCCACCCGGAAAACCGATGCGCCGTGGTTCCTCTACCTCTCCTACAACACCCCGCACGCGCCGATGCAGGCGAAGAAGGAGGACTTGGAAAAATACGCCCACATTCACAACAAAACCCGCCGCATCTACTGCGCGATGCAGGACTGCATGGACCGGAACATCGGCAAGGTTATCGATACCCTGAAGACGAACAAGCAGCTGGAGAACACCCTCATCGTGTTCATCTCGGACAACGGAGGCTCGGTGGAGGTCAGCCACGCGGTCAATGCCCCGCTGACCGGAACCAAGGGCACCTACTACGAGGGCGGCATTCGCGTCCCCACCATCTTCCACTGGCCGGCGAAACTGAAACCCGGAGTTTACCAACAGCCGCTGATCTCGCTCGACTTTATGGCGACATTCGTGGCCGCCGCCGGAGGCACGCCACCGGCGCCGGGCAAGCGCATTCCCCGCTCCCCCCAAAAAGGCCGGGCCAACAAGGCGACCACCATCTACGACAGCGTTGACCTCACCCCTTTTCTGACCGGAGAAAAAACGGACGCGCCCCACGCGTTCCTCGCATGGCGGACGGCACTGCGCCAGTCCGCCATCCGCATGGGCGACTGGAAACTGCTGCAGGCGGCATGCATGCCGACCGCACTCTACAACCTGGCCGAGGACATCGGTGAGACCAAAAACGTCGCGGCCGAGCACCCCGACATCGTCCGCAGGCTCCTCGACAAACAAATGCAGTGGGAAGCCAGCTTCGAGCGTGTTCCCATGTTCATGTCGGCCCCCATGTGGGGCGCATACAACGCCGGGCTCTACAAGAAAACATACTCACTCACCCAGCCGGAGCCCGACAGCAAGGAAAACATCTGGTCGCTGAAACGATGA
- a CDS encoding cellulase family glycosylhydrolase — protein sequence MSRSTLTALALVLLLFPARGKSAEVEQVPGRWPAQKARAWYDAQPWLVGCNYIPATAINQLEMWQADTFDMETMTRELGWAKDLGFNTLRVYLHDLVWKQDAAGLYQRIDRFLTLCDNNGIKVLFVFFDDCHRPDPVAGVQPPCVKSFHNSGWAKSPARELLMRYHDGKASAEEKAYLKGYVQETMRRFKDDKRVLLWELYNEPGRSAGKRSVPLLMDAWRWAREVNPSQPLCSTAEGSKGKVFIDIARANSDVISFHCYQDKDLPALVAHYAKRARPALCTEYMARPTSTFQVAMPILKKNRVAAINWGFVSGKTGTVWPWSANKGKDVNALRKQKDQVVQPGEAYPEPKLWFHDIYRIDGTPYSKEEIDFIRRMTSSNKNKPERVKTR from the coding sequence ATGAGCCGCAGCACCCTCACCGCGCTTGCCCTCGTCCTCCTGCTGTTTCCGGCCCGCGGCAAATCAGCGGAAGTGGAGCAAGTCCCCGGACGCTGGCCCGCCCAAAAAGCCCGCGCCTGGTACGACGCCCAGCCGTGGCTGGTCGGCTGCAATTACATCCCCGCGACCGCCATCAACCAGTTGGAGATGTGGCAGGCCGACACCTTTGACATGGAAACCATGACCAGGGAGCTGGGCTGGGCGAAGGACCTCGGTTTCAACACCCTGCGGGTTTACCTGCACGACCTCGTCTGGAAACAGGATGCCGCCGGTCTCTATCAACGCATCGACCGGTTTCTAACACTCTGCGACAACAACGGCATCAAGGTGCTGTTCGTTTTTTTCGACGACTGCCACCGCCCCGACCCCGTCGCCGGCGTCCAGCCTCCCTGTGTGAAAAGTTTTCACAACTCCGGCTGGGCGAAGTCTCCGGCGAGGGAGTTGCTGATGCGTTATCACGACGGCAAGGCCAGCGCGGAGGAGAAGGCCTACCTGAAGGGCTATGTCCAGGAAACCATGCGCCGGTTCAAGGACGACAAGCGTGTGCTGCTCTGGGAGCTCTACAACGAACCCGGTCGCTCGGCTGGAAAGAGATCGGTCCCGCTGCTGATGGACGCGTGGAGGTGGGCGCGTGAAGTGAACCCCAGCCAGCCGCTCTGCTCCACCGCGGAAGGCTCCAAGGGCAAGGTCTTTATCGATATCGCGCGGGCGAACTCCGATGTCATTTCGTTCCACTGTTACCAGGACAAAGACCTCCCCGCCCTGGTCGCGCACTACGCGAAACGGGCACGCCCCGCCCTCTGCACGGAGTACATGGCGCGGCCCACCAGCACGTTCCAGGTCGCCATGCCGATCCTGAAAAAAAACCGCGTCGCCGCCATCAACTGGGGTTTTGTCTCGGGGAAAACCGGCACCGTCTGGCCGTGGAGTGCCAACAAAGGCAAGGATGTCAACGCCCTGCGGAAACAAAAAGACCAGGTCGTCCAACCCGGCGAAGCCTACCCCGAACCGAAGCTCTGGTTCCATGACATCTACCGCATCGACGGCACCCCCTACTCGAAGGAGGAAATCGATTTCATCAGGCGCATGACCTCGTCTAACAAGAATAAACCGGAGCGTGTCAAGACCCGGTAA
- a CDS encoding PEP-CTERM sorting domain-containing protein (PEP-CTERM proteins occur, often in large numbers, in the proteomes of bacteria that also encode an exosortase, a predicted intramembrane cysteine proteinase. The presence of a PEP-CTERM domain at a protein's C-terminus predicts cleavage within the sorting domain, followed by covalent anchoring to some some component of the (usually Gram-negative) cell surface. Many PEP-CTERM proteins exhibit an unusual sequence composition that includes large numbers of potential glycosylation sites. Expression of one such protein has been shown restore the ability of a bacterium to form floc, a type of biofilm.) has translation MKNASIITGFAGLALAAGTASAATINIQGRLSNVETPTTGLGLEWGDNSGLANSATIPSPVTDNDGTVTLTVATNGQLWNTGNSAGTYQAGEEWNIRQGNGTILPVSTTAAAAFTNGSYLSISLASAGAFDWTSLSANLWRNGSQSPNNFQFAYSTDASWTTADLIGTLQTQASGTSGTGNVVTVSAGALDLPSGVTSAEARLYYWDTTGTTNLGGNFHLYDVSANYTAVPEPSSTALLGLGGLALIFRRRK, from the coding sequence ATGAAAAACGCATCTATCATAACCGGTTTCGCCGGCCTTGCGCTCGCCGCCGGGACCGCATCCGCAGCTACGATCAACATCCAAGGTCGCCTCTCCAATGTTGAAACGCCCACAACTGGCCTCGGCCTCGAATGGGGTGATAACTCGGGTTTGGCAAATAGTGCTACCATTCCTAGCCCGGTAACGGACAATGACGGAACCGTCACCTTGACCGTGGCCACCAATGGCCAGCTATGGAACACCGGAAACTCAGCCGGAACCTACCAAGCAGGCGAGGAGTGGAACATACGCCAAGGCAACGGCACCATCTTGCCCGTTTCAACCACCGCCGCCGCGGCCTTCACCAACGGCTCCTACCTGTCCATTTCACTGGCTTCGGCTGGTGCCTTCGACTGGACCTCGCTCAGTGCCAACCTCTGGCGCAATGGGTCACAGTCGCCCAACAACTTCCAGTTTGCCTACAGCACGGATGCCTCATGGACAACTGCTGATTTGATTGGCACGCTACAGACCCAGGCTTCCGGCACTTCTGGAACGGGAAACGTGGTCACGGTTTCAGCCGGTGCCCTTGATCTTCCAAGTGGCGTCACTTCCGCGGAAGCCCGCCTGTATTACTGGGATACCACCGGAACCACCAACTTGGGTGGCAACTTCCACCTTTACGACGTGTCCGCCAACTACACGGCGGTCCCCGAGCCATCGAGCACCGCTCTTCTTGGCCTGGGTGGACTTGCGCTGATCTTCCGTCGCCGTAAGTAA
- a CDS encoding helix-turn-helix transcriptional regulator, whose product MELNEATTALAALAQSSRLEVFRRLVKAGDEGLCAGEISLELDIPKPTLSFHLKELSHAGLITSERNGRSIFYRLNVTGMKQLMDFLMDDCCQGRPELCNIPSGSRNELPTNLL is encoded by the coding sequence ATGGAACTTAACGAAGCGACCACCGCGTTGGCAGCGCTTGCCCAGTCGTCACGGCTTGAGGTATTCAGACGACTGGTTAAAGCGGGGGATGAAGGCCTCTGTGCCGGTGAGATCTCCCTGGAACTGGATATCCCCAAACCCACGCTCTCCTTTCATCTCAAGGAACTCAGCCACGCTGGCTTGATCACGTCGGAACGCAACGGTCGGTCCATTTTTTACCGGCTCAACGTGACGGGAATGAAACAATTGATGGATTTCCTTATGGATGACTGCTGCCAGGGTCGCCCCGAGCTCTGCAATATCCCGTCGGGCTCCCGCAACGAATTACCCACCAACTTATTATGA
- the arsJ gene encoding organoarsenical effux MFS transporter ArsJ, with protein sequence MNIKNYAIVTASYWGFTLTDGALRMLVLLHFHALGFSPVTLAFLFLLYEFCGVLTNLLGGWIGSRVGLKFTLYAGLALQVVSLVMLSLLNPEWTIALSVSYVMASQALSGIAKDLTKMSSKSAVKLLVNESEGALFKWVAILTGSKNALKGVGFLLGGLLLTWLGFVYSLWLMAGALGAVLLAALLFLKQDMGKSKAKVKFTQLFSKSREINWLSAARFFLFASRDVWFVVALPVFLKSGLGWSFNQVGSFMAAWVIGYGMVQAGAPKFVRKKDPRKAAGLWVAILTIVTAALALAMQVEFHPVATLLTGLTVFGIVFAINSSVHSYLILAFTDDDQVALNVGFYYMANAWGRLVGTLLSGVMFLVGGLSACLWTSAAMLLAAVLFTLPLKATAKP encoded by the coding sequence ATGAACATCAAAAACTACGCCATTGTCACCGCCTCCTACTGGGGGTTTACGCTCACCGACGGGGCATTGCGCATGCTGGTGCTGCTGCACTTCCATGCGCTGGGCTTCTCCCCGGTCACCCTGGCATTCCTTTTCCTGCTTTATGAATTCTGCGGCGTCCTCACCAACTTGTTAGGCGGCTGGATTGGCTCGAGAGTCGGCTTGAAATTCACCCTCTACGCGGGGCTGGCGTTGCAGGTGGTCTCACTGGTGATGCTGTCGCTGCTGAACCCGGAGTGGACGATCGCGCTGTCGGTTAGTTACGTGATGGCATCGCAGGCGCTCTCTGGAATCGCCAAGGACCTGACCAAGATGAGTTCGAAGAGCGCGGTGAAATTGCTCGTCAATGAGAGCGAGGGAGCGCTTTTCAAATGGGTCGCTATCCTCACAGGCTCCAAGAATGCGCTGAAGGGAGTAGGATTTTTGTTAGGCGGCCTGTTGCTGACCTGGCTTGGTTTTGTCTATTCGCTCTGGCTGATGGCGGGTGCCCTTGGTGCGGTGCTACTGGCGGCTCTGTTGTTCCTCAAACAAGACATGGGGAAAAGCAAAGCGAAGGTGAAGTTCACGCAGTTGTTTTCCAAGAGTCGGGAGATCAACTGGCTGTCGGCGGCCCGGTTTTTCCTGTTTGCCTCACGTGATGTCTGGTTTGTGGTGGCGTTGCCCGTTTTCCTCAAATCGGGACTGGGCTGGAGCTTTAACCAGGTCGGCTCGTTTATGGCGGCCTGGGTGATCGGCTACGGCATGGTACAGGCGGGCGCACCCAAATTTGTCCGTAAAAAAGACCCCCGCAAGGCGGCGGGCCTGTGGGTGGCCATCCTGACCATTGTAACCGCCGCACTCGCCCTAGCGATGCAGGTGGAATTCCACCCCGTCGCCACCTTACTCACCGGGCTTACTGTGTTTGGCATCGTGTTTGCGATCAACTCCTCGGTGCACTCGTACCTGATCCTGGCATTCACCGACGACGACCAGGTCGCGCTCAACGTCGGGTTTTACTACATGGCCAATGCCTGGGGCCGACTCGTCGGCACCTTGCTCTCCGGGGTGATGTTCCTCGTCGGCGGACTCAGCGCCTGCCTGTGGACCAGTGCCGCGATGCTGCTGGCTGCGGTGCTCTTCACCCTGCCGCTTAAAGCCACGGCCAAACCCTGA
- a CDS encoding sulfatase-like hydrolase/transferase: MKKMLPCLMALWPLLVCPVNAQPNVIVIFMDDLGYNDIGAQTYPNQSNYYPSSGPTPQPNYTDPDIPAPNQARLLTPSIDSIATQGLRMTRFYSSPKCSPSRGSLLTGRYDRRISINAVFFPTYNNGLNTTEVTLPELLRQQGYATGMVGKWHLGYNPNKHSPWQMMPLRHGFSEFFGTPHSNDMSDFHLIRNETVEVANFSSATEQAQITWRYTEAALDFIQRSTANDKPFFLYFAHSMTHIPCWPSDREFTNADGTVWPKFLGSSGVSQYYDVVKEVDHSVGRILGKLDDLAIADNTVVIFTSDNGPWLRLSNINLTDRSVGSAYPLQDGKFTTWEGGCRVPFLVRWPGKIAANTVSNQVAGLVDLLPTCVTMAGGTVPGDRTIDGVDISGHWEAEPGWTSPRSAYALFDGDGNLEAVIKGDWKLRDGKLYNLASDVQEQTDLAGSQTAVMNDMNAEKASIAASISAETSPRGIFTNYEVLLSANDVQVAEGGTATLDVQLSANPGKTVVVTVSHFSGDADLSVASGASLTFTTGNWNTPQTVTLAASQDADTAHSGATFRLTTDDILQVRELFAFEVDDDAAAAVETSLEWPKVDSVVTQNASVKLLVEGSVLVGASQNPAGSTFQWLKVSGPGAVTFTDPTAPRTGVSFGMEGTYRLRFQANHPGAGGFDTVDFTATVGASGAVTPGAFKYAPLLAHDATEDTDGDSVWENVQSPGTRDWALAANVTRTTADPAPQLDFIDAAWTFSGGAIPSGGVSADYDAYSLGNASFEFWFKPASLPTATQQVLWETGGNTGASFVLDGNQLRFVVDAQASGAIAEGTLSPASAQDGFVHCVGVIDLANDQIKLYIDGALVDTKAIASVTDWAGVSGSGLGTITDSSVVETSSQSHLGGNMLLSGTHNPFAGMVAHYLFYDKALTAGEITDLASGPRTPDITLNVAPVVAAGADQSVAYTDGANLVGSATDDGLPASGSLTTAWSLYAGPASPAFGDINAQSTTASFSLPGTHQLWLEADDGEVKVFDAMTVTVAPFTYAEWADGISFPAGQDGAEDNPDGDAWNNAWEWLFGSNPLVDDSSLNHTSSATQGAGENTTFSFEFVIPRNREPDLFLQSNEDLSPNWNDLNAVLPTVEVIDAQTARWTFELSVDMTLKTRYFVRAKLNP; this comes from the coding sequence ATGAAAAAAATGCTGCCGTGTCTGATGGCCCTATGGCCACTGTTAGTCTGCCCTGTGAATGCACAGCCCAACGTCATTGTCATCTTCATGGATGACCTGGGGTATAACGACATCGGCGCGCAGACCTATCCCAACCAGAGCAATTATTACCCCAGCTCCGGACCCACACCGCAGCCGAACTACACCGATCCGGATATCCCGGCTCCCAACCAGGCCCGGCTGCTCACGCCCTCGATCGATTCCATCGCCACGCAGGGCTTGCGGATGACGCGGTTTTACTCCTCGCCGAAGTGTTCGCCCTCACGGGGCAGTCTGCTGACCGGGCGCTATGACCGACGGATCAGTATCAACGCGGTTTTTTTCCCCACCTATAACAACGGCTTGAACACCACGGAAGTGACCCTGCCCGAGTTACTGCGGCAGCAGGGTTACGCCACGGGTATGGTTGGCAAATGGCACCTTGGCTACAATCCTAACAAACACAGCCCGTGGCAAATGATGCCATTGCGCCATGGCTTCAGCGAGTTCTTCGGCACTCCGCACAGTAACGACATGAGCGATTTCCACCTCATCCGCAACGAGACGGTCGAGGTTGCCAACTTTAGCTCGGCTACCGAGCAGGCGCAAATCACCTGGCGCTATACGGAAGCCGCGCTGGACTTCATCCAGCGCAGCACCGCGAATGACAAACCTTTCTTCCTCTATTTTGCGCACAGCATGACGCATATTCCCTGCTGGCCGTCCGACCGGGAATTCACCAACGCGGATGGCACGGTCTGGCCGAAGTTCCTCGGCTCCAGCGGCGTGAGCCAATACTACGATGTGGTCAAGGAAGTCGACCACAGTGTCGGCCGCATCCTCGGCAAACTGGACGACCTTGCCATTGCCGACAACACCGTGGTCATTTTCACCTCGGACAACGGGCCGTGGCTCAGGCTATCCAACATCAATCTCACGGACCGCTCCGTCGGCTCTGCCTATCCTCTGCAGGATGGCAAGTTCACGACCTGGGAAGGGGGCTGCCGCGTGCCGTTTTTGGTCCGCTGGCCGGGTAAAATCGCCGCCAACACCGTCTCTAACCAGGTGGCGGGTCTGGTCGATTTATTACCCACGTGCGTGACCATGGCGGGAGGCACCGTGCCTGGCGATCGCACGATCGATGGTGTGGACATTTCCGGCCACTGGGAGGCCGAGCCAGGATGGACGTCACCGCGTTCCGCATACGCGCTCTTCGATGGCGACGGGAATTTGGAAGCGGTGATCAAGGGAGATTGGAAATTGAGAGACGGCAAGCTGTATAACCTGGCCAGCGATGTTCAGGAGCAGACGGATCTCGCGGGCTCCCAGACCGCGGTGATGAACGATATGAATGCGGAAAAGGCAAGCATCGCCGCATCCATCAGTGCCGAAACCAGCCCGCGCGGAATCTTTACCAACTACGAGGTGCTGCTCTCCGCAAACGATGTGCAGGTCGCCGAGGGCGGCACGGCGACACTCGATGTCCAGCTTTCCGCCAATCCCGGCAAGACGGTCGTGGTCACGGTGTCGCATTTCAGCGGAGACGCTGACCTCTCCGTTGCCTCGGGTGCCAGCCTGACGTTCACCACAGGAAATTGGAACACCCCTCAGACGGTGACATTGGCCGCGTCCCAGGATGCGGACACCGCGCATTCCGGTGCGACCTTCCGTCTGACCACGGATGACATTCTCCAGGTGCGCGAGCTGTTTGCGTTTGAAGTCGACGATGATGCCGCGGCTGCCGTGGAAACATCACTGGAGTGGCCGAAAGTCGATTCCGTCGTCACGCAGAACGCATCGGTCAAGCTCCTGGTGGAAGGCAGTGTGCTGGTGGGTGCCTCGCAGAACCCCGCAGGCTCGACATTCCAATGGCTCAAGGTGTCCGGTCCGGGTGCCGTCACCTTCACCGACCCGACCGCGCCAAGGACCGGGGTCAGTTTTGGAATGGAGGGCACATACCGGCTGCGATTCCAAGCCAACCACCCCGGCGCAGGTGGCTTTGACACCGTTGATTTCACCGCAACCGTAGGAGCATCGGGGGCAGTCACTCCGGGCGCCTTCAAGTATGCTCCGCTTCTGGCGCACGATGCGACGGAGGACACCGACGGTGATTCTGTTTGGGAAAATGTGCAGTCGCCCGGAACGCGGGACTGGGCGCTCGCCGCAAACGTGACACGCACAACGGCAGACCCGGCGCCGCAACTCGACTTCATCGACGCCGCATGGACATTCAGCGGCGGTGCCATTCCCTCCGGTGGTGTTTCGGCGGACTACGATGCCTACAGCCTCGGCAACGCCAGCTTCGAATTCTGGTTCAAGCCCGCAAGCCTTCCCACAGCCACCCAGCAGGTGCTTTGGGAAACCGGCGGCAATACCGGAGCCTCCTTTGTCCTCGACGGGAACCAGCTCCGCTTTGTGGTCGACGCCCAAGCCAGCGGTGCCATTGCGGAAGGCACGCTCTCGCCCGCCTCGGCACAGGATGGCTTCGTGCATTGCGTGGGCGTGATCGATTTGGCAAACGACCAGATCAAACTCTACATCGATGGCGCGCTGGTCGATACCAAGGCGATCGCCAGTGTCACAGACTGGGCCGGCGTCAGTGGGTCCGGCCTCGGGACGATCACTGACAGCAGCGTGGTTGAAACAAGCAGTCAGAGTCACCTCGGGGGAAACATGCTGCTCAGCGGAACCCATAACCCGTTTGCTGGCATGGTGGCGCATTACCTGTTTTATGACAAAGCACTCACGGCGGGTGAGATTACCGATCTGGCGTCGGGGCCAAGAACTCCGGACATCACCCTGAATGTTGCGCCGGTGGTTGCCGCTGGTGCCGACCAAAGCGTCGCCTACACCGACGGTGCCAATCTGGTGGGCTCCGCCACTGATGATGGTTTACCTGCATCGGGTTCATTGACCACAGCATGGAGTTTGTATGCAGGCCCCGCGAGCCCCGCGTTTGGCGACATCAATGCGCAATCCACGACAGCAAGTTTCAGCCTGCCGGGCACGCATCAGCTCTGGCTCGAGGCCGATGATGGGGAGGTCAAGGTGTTTGACGCAATGACCGTTACCGTGGCTCCGTTTACCTACGCCGAGTGGGCGGACGGCATTTCTTTTCCCGCCGGTCAGGATGGAGCCGAGGATAATCCCGATGGTGACGCCTGGAACAATGCATGGGAATGGTTGTTCGGGTCCAATCCCTTGGTCGATGATTCGAGCTTGAATCACACAAGTTCAGCCACGCAAGGTGCAGGCGAAAACACCACCTTCTCATTCGAGTTCGTCATCCCCCGGAACCGGGAGCCGGATCTGTTTCTTCAGTCGAACGAGGATCTGTCGCCTAACTGGAATGACCTCAATGCCGTCCTACCCACGGTCGAGGTGATCGATGCGCAGACGGCACGATGGACCTTCGAGCTGAGCGTGGACATGACCCTCAAAACACGATATTTCGTGCGCGCCAAACTGAACCCGTAG